CGCCTCTAGCAACTGGGGCTGCATGCCCTGGACCACTGGGGGCGCCCAGGGACGCAACTTGCCCCGTACCCAACGGtaggggcgcccccacggatcccggtCCAGGGACCCCAGCAGCTCCTCCCTGGCACGCGACTTCGAGTCGCCGATGGCCAGCCACAGAGTCTCCTTGGACGCGCGGTACACCTCATACAGCGCGCCCTCctcgacgggatcccgtcgacgTCGTCTCCGGTATCGAGTGTACCGGCGGCGAGCTGCGACGCACTCAACGCGCAGCCGCGCGATCTCGTCGGTCCACCAGTACACCCGGCGCCTTGCGGACTGTTGGCTTACACGGGGCATGGACGCGTCGCAAATCTGCGTCATCGCCCCGCGAAACCACAGCGCCACCGCTTCGACGTCGACGGGGCCGTCCGTCGCCGACTCCCAGATCCAGGACTGGACTAAGGCAGCTTCCTCGAGTAGTTCCCTGTCGATGCGCTTGAGCGCCCATCGGGGGCCGTCGTTGATCGGGGTTGTTGGATGGCGGCCGCTCGCGGTCTGGGCGGAGACGTCGAACCGGATATAACGATGGTCCGATAACGTCTCCACCTCCACGGCGACACGCCAGTCGCGGACTCGGCCGGCGACAGAGGGGCTTGCGAACGAGACGTCCACAATCGACCCGCCCCGCTGCCGCACGCACGTGTATTCCGAACCCCGATTCAGGACGACCAGACCGGTCGTCACTGCCCACTCTTCCAACGCCTCGCCCCGAGAGTCAGTGACCGGAGATCCCCACGCCGATGACTTGGCGTTGAGATCCCCGAGCACCAGAACGGGACGAGGGTGGTAGCGGTTCACGACGGCGCCCAACTCGACAAGGAAACCCTCGAAGTCGGCGAGACTCTTGTTGGGGGAGAAATACGCCCCCACAACGGCGATGCCGTCCGAAACCGCGGCAACCCAGCCGCGGCCCCTGGACGGGTCGATCAGAGTCCCGCCAATAATGGCCACCAAACCGTCAGCGCACCCCAACCAGTTGTCACGGGCGGGGACGAAGTACGGCTCGGCGACCACAGCCACGTCGATCGACCACTCTGCCATAGTCTGGAGTAGAAGATCCTGAGCTCTGGCAGAGTGATTGATGTTGCCCTGGAGGAAATGGAATTGCGCCATTATTGACAATCCATTCCCCCGGCAACAGTCCCGGACCGGGAGTCGGTCGCGGAGCTACCAGCCTGCGGGGGCTGCGAGGTTACCCCGGCAGGCTTGGAGCTCCTCTTCCCTGCCTTTTTGGCAGTGCTGGTGGGCATGCCACAGGCTCCCCCGCCCAATCTGTGTCCCGCCGGCTTTCCCGCGGCCGAACACAGGCAGCAGTTTAGCGCGGCGGAACACTGGGCCGCCTTGTGACCGGGCTGACCGCAGCGATAGCAGAGACCGCTACGGTCTGCTGCGGAGGTGCACTTTGCCCGGACGTGCCCCTTTTCCAGACACCGGAAGCACCTCAAAGCCCGGGGTTGCAGGAGTTTTACTCTCGCTGCAACCCAGCCCACCTTCACTTCGCCAGCTAAGGCGATCTTTTTCGCCGACGCCACAGGGCACCGAACCCAGACTGCGCCGAGTCCGGTGGCGTCGGTGCGTATGTCGCCGGCCCGCACCCTATCCGGCGGACACTCTCCACTGCGGGCAACGGCCGCCACCACTTCCTCGGGGGTCACGGAATCGTCCAGACCGGTGATCCGCACCTCTGCGGTTTTCACCGGTCTGGAGACCCGGACGTCCTCGGGGTTGAGGACCTCCCTCATTTTGGCGGCCAGAGCGTCCGCCTTTTCGGCGCTGCCGCTCGCAGCACCGGCCACCTCGAACAGCCGCGCACCCGTGACGGTCTGCCTGACGGTGACGGACTGGAGGCCAAGATCTGACAATTTGATCTTGGCCTTGGCCTCGGCAATGACCGACTGGTACGTAACGCCGCGCTCCGCAGCCCCGGGCTGCAGCGTCAGCGTCACGGCCTCGGAACGCGGGGCACGCACCGCCGGTCCTTTGCGACCGCCTTTGGCAGTCCGTCGCGCAGGCTGCGCAGCCGCCTTTGCCGTAGGGCCTggggcgcgcgctgctgcggAGTCCGCCTTTGCGGCTTTGCGGGCCTTCTTGCGGCCCACGACTGTCGCCCAGCTCTCACCCTTAGAGCCGGCCGTCGTGGGCTTAGCACTTGGCGGGGCTCCCTCGCCGGGCTTTTTGAGGCCCCCCGTGGGCTTCCCCTGGGAGGCGCAGGCCTCGGCGGCTCCTCCGTCCTCCGTCTTGCGTCGGCCGC
This Trichoplusia ni isolate ovarian cell line Hi5 unplaced genomic scaffold, tn1 tig00003970, whole genome shotgun sequence DNA region includes the following protein-coding sequences:
- the LOC113508150 gene encoding uncharacterized protein LOC113508150, which codes for MSDTENFVVSCDPADARRSQVSGPASVKLVTDGRAGVGDQAPVADKITGSIQNAEERPRGSSSVRKRPRDRASMGGGSAGQSSDEDGLPAPKLPTGRRGRQASRGASASRPRRDAQGRFVRSSAQAASEAESDVGVTTEDPGGESGASLGSSKAELNAARREQRKAVAADEVSAMAERARERRAALTAEGGEPSAAALSQLALDGVDLVLKVATKSGSLKGTFTRGLKEAAADIKEAVGVLLNRTASDEVAKLQEENGRLRADLEDLRRQVAALSEQQQRRTPPTVAAPVVAPSPAPRPASARSDDEVERIVRGGVSAPPPGNPPSAPSGRRKTEDGGAAEACASQGKPTGGLKKPGEGAPPSAKPTTAGSKGESWATVVGRKKARKAAKADSAAARAPGPTAKAAAQPARRTAKGGRKGPAVRAPRSEAVTLTLQPGAAERGVTYQSVIAEAKAKIKLSDLGLQSVTVRQTVTGARLFEVAGAASGSAEKADALAAKMREVLNPEDVRVSRPVKTAEVRITGLDDSVTPEEVVAAVARSGECPPDRVRAGDIRTDATGLGAVWVRCPVASAKKIALAGEVKVGWVAARVKLLQPRALRCFRCLEKGHVRAKCTSAADRSGLCYRCGQPGHKAAQCSAALNCCLCSAAGKPAGHRLGGGACGMPTSTAKKAGKRSSKPAGVTSQPPQAGSSATDSRSGTVAGGMDCQ